In Stenotrophomonas sp. 169, one DNA window encodes the following:
- a CDS encoding CopD family protein, whose amino-acid sequence MQSYFWVKTFHLVFVVAWMATVFYLPRILVNIAETAGQVAVSERLQLMGRRLYRFGHAMFGLAFVLGLVLWMGYRMIPDFPTMVAPGGAGWLHAKLGLVVLLLAYFIWTGRLLKGVAKGRALPSPVALRWINEIPLLAFIPIVWLVVAKPF is encoded by the coding sequence ATGCAGTCGTACTTCTGGGTCAAGACTTTCCATCTCGTGTTCGTGGTGGCATGGATGGCGACGGTGTTCTACCTGCCGCGCATCCTGGTGAACATTGCCGAGACCGCCGGGCAGGTTGCGGTGAGCGAGCGCCTGCAGCTGATGGGGCGGCGCCTTTATCGCTTCGGGCACGCGATGTTCGGTCTGGCCTTCGTGCTGGGGCTGGTCCTGTGGATGGGATATCGAATGATTCCGGATTTCCCCACGATGGTGGCGCCGGGCGGTGCCGGTTGGTTGCATGCGAAGTTGGGTCTGGTGGTACTGCTGCTGGCCTATTTCATCTGGACCGGGCGCCTGCTCAAAGGCGTGGCCAAGGGCCGCGCGCTGCCCTCGCCGGTCGCATTGCGCTGGATCAACGAAATCCCGTTGCTGGCCTTCATCCC
- a CDS encoding class I SAM-dependent methyltransferase translates to MDKTYDAAYFQHWYSRADIGGSARLARKEALAVATAEYYLERPIRTVLDIGCGEGAWRAPLLKLRPKLHYLGFDSSDYAVQRYGRTRNLRPAAFGDFAWLRPCAPVDLLICSDVMHYVPDRELRAGMAGLGELTGGVAFLETFAAEDDFEGDHEGFHARPARWYRRELGKQGLVPVGSHCWLGPPLATDASALEKA, encoded by the coding sequence ATGGACAAGACCTACGACGCCGCCTATTTCCAGCATTGGTACAGCCGCGCCGACATCGGCGGTAGCGCCCGCTTGGCGCGCAAGGAGGCCCTGGCCGTCGCCACCGCCGAGTACTACCTGGAGCGGCCGATCCGCACCGTGTTGGATATCGGGTGTGGCGAAGGCGCGTGGCGCGCGCCACTGCTGAAACTGCGCCCAAAACTGCACTACCTCGGTTTCGACAGCAGCGATTACGCCGTGCAGCGCTATGGCCGCACGCGCAACCTGCGTCCTGCGGCCTTCGGTGACTTCGCGTGGCTGCGGCCGTGTGCACCGGTCGACCTGCTCATCTGCTCGGACGTGATGCATTACGTGCCCGACCGCGAACTGCGCGCAGGCATGGCTGGGCTGGGTGAGCTCACCGGTGGCGTGGCGTTCCTCGAAACCTTTGCCGCGGAAGACGATTTCGAAGGCGATCATGAGGGTTTCCACGCACGTCCGGCCCGTTGGTACCGGCGCGAGCTGGGCAAACAGGGCCTGGTGCCCGTTGGCTCGCATTGCTGGCTCGGACCGCCGTTGGCAACGGATGCATCCGCGCTGGAAAAGGCATGA
- the phaZ gene encoding polyhydroxyalkanoate depolymerase → MLYQLHELTRNLLAPWVHQAQANAHFFNNPGHWWSQMPGADRLAAMNELFHRVGKDYEKPEWGINEIDVDGERVPIVVHEEVSKPFCKLLRFKRHSNEADQLHTMLNQPFVLVVAPLSGHHATLLRDTVRTLLRDHRVYVTDWVDARMVPGSEGEFGLEDYVDYIQEFIRHLGVERLHVVSVCQPTVPVLAAVSLMASRGEPTPKSLVMMGGPIDARCSPTAVNNLATQNPLSWFENNVIHTVPPGYPGAGRRVYPGFLQHAGFLSMNPNRHFSSHWDFYTDLVKGDLEDADAHRRFYDEYNAVLDMPAQYYLDTISVVFQDFLLPRGEWFIKGEKVDPSAIRDTALLSIEGELDDIAGLGQTEAAQSLCTGIDASRREHFIVEGAGHYGIFSGRRWREVVYPKVRDFFAANAEAPAASKPKKKSNVTPLRRKAG, encoded by the coding sequence ATGCTCTACCAACTGCACGAACTGACCCGCAACCTGCTCGCCCCTTGGGTGCATCAGGCGCAGGCCAATGCCCACTTCTTCAACAATCCCGGCCACTGGTGGTCGCAGATGCCCGGTGCCGACCGGCTGGCCGCGATGAACGAGCTGTTTCATCGCGTGGGCAAGGATTACGAAAAGCCGGAGTGGGGCATCAACGAAATCGACGTGGATGGCGAACGCGTGCCGATCGTGGTCCACGAAGAAGTCAGCAAGCCGTTCTGCAAGCTGCTGCGGTTCAAGCGTCATAGCAACGAAGCCGACCAGTTGCACACGATGTTGAACCAGCCGTTCGTGCTGGTCGTTGCACCGTTGTCCGGCCACCACGCGACGCTGCTGCGCGATACGGTGCGCACGCTGTTGCGGGATCACCGGGTGTATGTCACCGACTGGGTCGACGCGCGCATGGTGCCTGGCAGCGAAGGCGAGTTCGGCCTTGAAGATTACGTCGACTATATCCAGGAGTTCATCCGCCACCTTGGCGTGGAGCGCCTGCATGTGGTCAGCGTCTGCCAGCCCACCGTGCCCGTGCTGGCGGCGGTTTCGCTGATGGCCAGCCGCGGCGAACCCACGCCGAAGTCGCTGGTGATGATGGGGGGACCCATCGATGCGCGCTGCAGCCCCACCGCCGTGAACAACCTGGCCACCCAGAATCCGTTGTCCTGGTTTGAAAACAACGTCATCCACACGGTGCCGCCGGGTTATCCCGGTGCGGGTCGCCGCGTGTATCCGGGCTTCCTGCAGCACGCCGGCTTCCTGTCCATGAACCCGAACCGGCACTTCAGTTCGCACTGGGATTTCTACACCGATCTGGTGAAGGGCGATCTGGAAGATGCCGACGCGCACCGTCGTTTCTACGACGAGTACAACGCCGTGCTGGACATGCCGGCGCAGTATTACCTGGACACCATCAGCGTGGTCTTCCAGGACTTCCTGCTGCCGCGCGGGGAGTGGTTCATCAAGGGCGAAAAGGTGGATCCGTCGGCGATCCGCGATACCGCGCTGTTGAGCATCGAAGGCGAGCTGGACGATATCGCGGGACTGGGGCAGACCGAAGCGGCGCAATCGCTGTGCACGGGCATCGATGCCAGCCGCCGCGAACACTTCATCGTGGAAGGCGCGGGTCATTACGGCATCTTCAGCGGCCGCCGCTGGCGTGAAGTGGTGTACCCGAAGGTGCGTGATTTCTTCGCTGCCAATGCCGAAGCACCGGCAGCGTCGAAGCCGAAGAAGAAGAGCAACGTCACCCCGCTGCGGCGGAAAGCCGGCTGA
- a CDS encoding sensor domain-containing protein yields MNTEHTLGRTLPATIPDYLVQLRAALRGADPAMVQDALYDAEEYLRSELAAQPGRSEAEVIADVAGSYGAPDEVADIYRETEITVSRALRTPSTPLGTRVVAAQVAPSVTPAASITPPNGRDGDPSPPPSRSLAARFFGVVVDPHTYGALLYMLLSLATGTFFFTWVVTGLSLSVGLLILIIGIPVAVLFFGSVRGLALLEGRLVEALLGERMPRRPRYSDRSRSWLQRIGDMFTDGRTWLTLLYFVLMLPLGIVYFTVATTLLAVSLAFIWSPVAALVPGDYSGLTIQGLPLLEGAWATPVLAVVGVLLLFATLHLARGVGRLHGTLAKHLLVRL; encoded by the coding sequence ATGAACACCGAACACACCCTGGGCAGGACCCTGCCAGCGACCATTCCCGACTACCTGGTGCAGTTGCGCGCAGCACTGCGAGGCGCCGACCCGGCGATGGTGCAGGACGCGTTGTATGACGCCGAGGAATACCTGCGTTCGGAGCTGGCTGCACAGCCGGGCCGCAGCGAAGCGGAGGTGATCGCCGACGTCGCCGGCAGCTACGGTGCGCCGGACGAAGTGGCCGATATCTACCGCGAAACGGAGATCACCGTCAGCCGTGCGCTGCGTACGCCCAGTACGCCGCTCGGTACCCGGGTGGTGGCTGCGCAGGTCGCGCCTTCGGTTACGCCGGCAGCCAGCATCACCCCGCCGAATGGCCGGGACGGTGACCCGTCGCCACCGCCGTCGCGTTCGCTCGCTGCGCGCTTCTTCGGCGTCGTGGTGGATCCGCACACCTACGGCGCGCTGCTCTACATGCTGCTCTCGCTGGCCACGGGCACGTTCTTCTTTACGTGGGTGGTCACCGGGCTGTCGTTGTCGGTGGGGCTGCTGATCCTGATCATCGGCATTCCGGTCGCCGTGCTGTTCTTCGGCTCGGTTCGCGGCCTGGCGTTGCTGGAAGGACGGTTGGTAGAGGCGCTGCTGGGCGAGCGCATGCCGCGGCGCCCGCGTTACAGCGACCGCAGTCGCAGCTGGCTGCAGCGGATCGGTGACATGTTCACCGACGGGCGCACGTGGCTGACCTTGCTGTACTTCGTGTTGATGCTGCCGCTGGGCATCGTGTATTTCACCGTGGCCACTACGCTGCTGGCGGTGTCGCTGGCCTTCATCTGGTCACCGGTAGCGGCGTTGGTGCCGGGCGATTATTCCGGCTTGACGATCCAAGGCCTGCCCCTGTTGGAGGGCGCATGGGCCACGCCGGTCCTCGCAGTCGTCGGTGTGCTGTTGCTGTTTGCCACGCTGCATCTGGCACGCGGCGTGGGGCGTCTGCACGGCACGCTGGCAAAGCATCTGCTGGTGCGGCTATAA
- a CDS encoding PadR family transcriptional regulator → MVDEEVQLKKFQKELSAGTVSLALMAVLAKAPEPLYGYLIAKELEQVGEGVLSGKQSALYPVLRNLEGAGLLESHVEPSSSGPPRRYYRMNEQGRAVLEQWIQAWRATRDSVDSVLEGVLQ, encoded by the coding sequence ATGGTCGATGAAGAGGTCCAGCTGAAGAAGTTCCAGAAGGAGCTCAGTGCGGGGACCGTATCGCTGGCGCTGATGGCCGTGTTGGCCAAGGCACCGGAGCCGTTGTACGGCTACCTGATCGCCAAGGAGCTGGAGCAGGTGGGCGAGGGCGTGCTGAGTGGCAAGCAGAGCGCCCTGTACCCGGTGCTGCGCAATCTGGAAGGCGCCGGGTTGCTGGAAAGTCACGTGGAGCCGTCCAGCAGTGGACCACCGCGTCGCTACTACCGCATGAACGAGCAGGGACGCGCCGTGCTGGAGCAATGGATCCAGGCATGGCGTGCCACCCGCGATTCCGTCGATTCCGTACTGGAGGGCGTACTGCAATGA
- a CDS encoding peptidylprolyl isomerase, with protein sequence MDRRPVQLALGLALAACALASLATAATPYRSPQQILDAAPASDWRTPDPANLLYMDLPTGRVILELAPQFAPRHVANIQTLAHEAFWNGTSIYRAQDNFVVQFGDADADDAGKAKPLGSAARKLPAEFERPSVGLAFSALPDRDGWAARTGFVDGFATGADPKAGKAWLAHCYGALGAGRNNDEDSSIGAELYVVTGQSPRQLDRNITVVGRVLKGMELLSALPRGPAPMGFYADAAQRTPIISIRRVSEVPEAERTPIQVLRTESKTFAATVEARRNRVDDFYKRPAGHIDLCNIPVPVR encoded by the coding sequence ATGGATCGTCGCCCTGTTCAGTTGGCTCTTGGCCTTGCGCTTGCAGCGTGTGCGCTCGCCTCCCTGGCCACTGCCGCCACGCCGTACCGCAGCCCGCAGCAGATCCTCGACGCGGCCCCGGCGAGTGACTGGCGCACGCCGGACCCGGCCAACCTGCTGTACATGGATCTGCCGACGGGACGGGTAATCCTTGAACTGGCGCCGCAATTCGCCCCGCGCCACGTCGCCAATATCCAGACCCTCGCCCATGAGGCGTTCTGGAACGGCACCAGCATCTACCGCGCGCAGGACAACTTCGTGGTGCAGTTCGGCGATGCAGACGCGGATGATGCGGGGAAAGCAAAGCCGCTCGGATCGGCCGCACGCAAGCTCCCCGCCGAGTTCGAGCGCCCCAGTGTCGGGCTGGCCTTCAGCGCGCTGCCTGACCGCGATGGCTGGGCGGCACGTACGGGGTTCGTCGATGGCTTCGCGACTGGCGCGGACCCCAAGGCGGGCAAGGCATGGCTTGCGCATTGCTACGGCGCACTGGGTGCAGGCCGCAACAACGACGAAGACAGCAGCATCGGTGCGGAGCTGTACGTCGTCACCGGCCAGTCGCCACGCCAACTGGATCGCAACATCACCGTCGTGGGGCGCGTGCTGAAGGGCATGGAACTGCTGAGCGCACTGCCTCGTGGCCCGGCGCCGATGGGCTTCTACGCGGATGCGGCGCAGCGTACCCCGATCATCTCGATACGCCGCGTCAGCGAGGTGCCTGAAGCAGAGCGCACGCCGATCCAGGTCCTGCGTACCGAGTCGAAGACGTTTGCGGCGACGGTGGAAGCGCGCCGCAACCGCGTGGACGATTTCTACAAGCGTCCAGCCGGACATATCGACCTCTGCAACATCCCGGTGCCGGTGCGGTAA
- a CDS encoding DUF4349 domain-containing protein, protein MLAGCGKPGMADAGGAGAGAVASPEGASLAYEHDLDIRLEAMQIGPRVKQIADACQSARFGDCAVLQVGQQGGDYPTGSIRVRIAPKGVEPIIGLAGQGGEVSSRNTHAEDLAQQVADTALAKARLQKEHERLLAYQDSKDIKLADLLVITQRLSEIEAGVEQANKDAAQQRRRIDTQLVTMQFNTPSGQRSRSEIGQAWRESGTILTNSVAFLIRAVAALLPVAVVLGLVGWIGVRLWRWRRRRKA, encoded by the coding sequence ATGCTCGCCGGGTGTGGCAAGCCGGGGATGGCCGATGCCGGCGGCGCTGGCGCGGGCGCCGTGGCTTCTCCCGAAGGCGCATCACTGGCCTACGAGCACGATCTGGACATCCGCCTGGAGGCGATGCAGATCGGTCCGCGCGTGAAGCAGATCGCCGACGCGTGCCAATCCGCGCGCTTCGGCGACTGTGCTGTGCTGCAGGTGGGGCAGCAGGGGGGTGACTATCCGACCGGCTCCATCCGTGTCCGCATCGCGCCGAAGGGCGTGGAGCCGATCATCGGCCTGGCGGGGCAGGGCGGCGAGGTGTCCTCACGCAATACGCATGCAGAAGATCTTGCCCAGCAGGTCGCCGATACCGCGCTGGCCAAGGCGCGTCTGCAGAAAGAGCATGAGCGGTTGCTCGCTTACCAGGACAGCAAGGACATCAAGTTGGCGGACTTGCTGGTGATCACGCAGCGCCTGTCGGAGATCGAGGCGGGCGTCGAACAGGCGAACAAGGATGCGGCGCAGCAGCGCAGGCGCATCGATACGCAGCTGGTGACGATGCAGTTCAACACCCCGTCGGGGCAGCGCAGCCGAAGCGAAATCGGCCAGGCGTGGCGTGAATCGGGCACCATCCTGACCAACAGCGTGGCCTTCCTTATCCGTGCTGTGGCAGCGCTGCTGCCGGTCGCGGTGGTGCTGGGTCTGGTGGGGTGGATCGGCGTGCGCCTGTGGCGTTGGCGCCGACGCCGGAAGGCCTGA
- a CDS encoding GFA family protein — MQYEGSCHCGRIAFTVQAEAPITDVIDCNCSLCRRRGGLLWFAARDALVLSSDPAQLATYQFNKHHLHHHHCAHCGIAPFSEGVDPRSGQAMAAVNVRCLPGLALDGLSVTAFNGADA, encoded by the coding sequence ATGCAGTACGAAGGAAGTTGCCATTGCGGCCGGATTGCGTTCACCGTGCAGGCTGAAGCGCCGATCACCGATGTCATCGACTGCAACTGTTCGCTGTGCCGTCGGCGCGGCGGCCTGCTGTGGTTCGCCGCCCGTGACGCGCTGGTGCTGTCCAGCGATCCGGCGCAGCTGGCGACCTACCAGTTCAACAAGCACCACCTGCATCATCACCATTGCGCCCACTGCGGCATCGCGCCGTTCAGCGAAGGGGTCGATCCGCGCAGCGGTCAGGCCATGGCGGCGGTGAACGTGCGTTGCCTGCCGGGTCTTGCGCTGGATGGCCTATCAGTCACCGCCTTCAATGGAGCCGATGCGTGA
- a CDS encoding DUF885 domain-containing protein, translated as MRPHLLALALIAALGGCQQTDAPSASTPAAAPAQAGAATADAAFADLSKRSLDSWMQRSPVGATQIGDHRFDSEIDDLSAAGQQKTLAAYKGLLAELDTMDVAKLGRENQVDAAILRNQLQSDIWNAEVLQSSKWDPQMYNGLAGSAIYGLMAREFAPLPERLKSATARMEKIPAIFAQARENLDPARVPKIHAETVAKQNRGILSIVDTFITPHIGELPQADQQRLQAAIDGLKKAVDEQQQWLDKTLVPNAKGEFRVGAELYDQKLKFALNSSLSRQEIGERARAELKRVRQDMYGIAQTVLKDKPGAPQMPANPSDEQQQKAIEAALELAYADKPARDKVVDDAKAALDQSTAFVREHDLMTLPDAPVDIILMPEFQRGVAVAYCDSPGPLDKNLKTFYAVSPIPDDWDQKQVDSFLREYNSRMIHLLSIHEGTPGHYLEGWHSAKFPSTLRAVLRSGLFAEGWAVYTERMMQEQGYLDNDPLFHLVQLKFYLRTISNAILDQGVHVDNWTREQAMHLMTHDAFQQDSEASGKWVRAQLTSAQLPTYFVGAQEHFDTRKAAQEKLGDQFNLKAYHDKMLSYGAPPVRFARQLMLDQPIE; from the coding sequence ATGCGCCCGCATCTTCTTGCCCTCGCCCTGATCGCCGCCCTTGGTGGCTGCCAGCAGACCGACGCTCCCTCCGCCAGCACGCCCGCCGCCGCCCCGGCCCAGGCAGGGGCGGCCACCGCCGATGCGGCCTTCGCCGACCTGTCCAAGCGCTCCCTGGACAGCTGGATGCAGCGGTCACCGGTCGGTGCCACGCAGATCGGTGACCACCGGTTCGACAGCGAGATCGATGACCTCAGCGCCGCGGGCCAGCAGAAAACGCTCGCCGCCTACAAGGGCCTGCTCGCCGAGCTGGACACAATGGACGTGGCCAAGCTGGGCCGCGAGAACCAGGTGGATGCGGCAATCCTGCGCAACCAGTTGCAGTCCGATATCTGGAATGCGGAAGTTCTGCAGTCGTCCAAGTGGGACCCGCAGATGTACAACGGTCTGGCCGGCAGCGCGATCTACGGCCTGATGGCACGTGAGTTCGCCCCGCTGCCTGAGCGCCTGAAGTCGGCCACCGCGCGCATGGAGAAGATCCCGGCGATCTTCGCCCAGGCCCGCGAGAACCTCGATCCGGCCCGCGTGCCGAAGATCCATGCTGAAACGGTGGCCAAGCAGAACCGCGGCATCCTCAGCATCGTCGATACCTTCATCACCCCGCACATCGGCGAACTGCCGCAAGCCGACCAGCAGCGCCTGCAGGCGGCCATCGATGGCTTGAAGAAGGCCGTGGACGAGCAGCAGCAGTGGCTGGACAAGACGCTGGTGCCCAATGCCAAGGGTGAGTTCCGCGTGGGTGCTGAGCTGTACGACCAGAAGCTGAAGTTTGCGCTGAACTCGTCGCTGTCGCGGCAGGAGATCGGCGAGCGTGCGCGTGCCGAGCTCAAGCGCGTGCGCCAGGACATGTATGGCATCGCCCAGACCGTGCTGAAGGACAAGCCCGGCGCGCCGCAGATGCCGGCCAACCCGAGCGACGAGCAGCAGCAGAAAGCCATCGAAGCCGCGCTGGAACTTGCCTATGCGGACAAGCCGGCGCGCGACAAGGTGGTGGACGATGCCAAGGCGGCGCTGGACCAATCCACTGCGTTCGTCCGCGAGCATGACCTGATGACCCTGCCCGATGCGCCGGTGGACATCATCCTGATGCCGGAGTTCCAGCGCGGCGTGGCGGTGGCCTACTGCGATTCACCCGGTCCGCTGGACAAGAACCTGAAGACCTTCTACGCCGTGTCGCCGATCCCGGACGACTGGGACCAGAAGCAGGTCGACTCGTTCCTGCGTGAATACAACTCACGCATGATCCACCTGCTGAGCATCCACGAAGGCACCCCGGGCCACTACCTCGAAGGCTGGCATTCGGCCAAGTTCCCATCGACCCTGCGCGCGGTGCTGCGTTCGGGCCTGTTCGCCGAAGGCTGGGCGGTCTACACCGAACGCATGATGCAGGAACAGGGCTACCTGGATAACGACCCGCTGTTCCACCTGGTGCAGCTGAAGTTCTACCTGCGCACCATTTCCAACGCGATCCTGGACCAAGGCGTGCACGTGGACAACTGGACGCGCGAACAGGCGATGCACTTGATGACCCACGATGCCTTCCAGCAGGACAGCGAAGCATCGGGCAAGTGGGTGCGCGCACAGTTGACGTCGGCGCAGCTGCCGACCTACTTCGTCGGCGCGCAGGAGCACTTCGACACCCGCAAGGCCGCGCAGGAAAAACTGGGCGACCAGTTCAACCTGAAGGCGTACCACGACAAGATGCTGTCCTACGGCGCGCCGCCGGTGCGCTTCGCGCGCCAGCTGATGCTGGACCAGCCGATCGAGTAA
- the smrA gene encoding multidrug efflux ABC transporter SmrA, with the protein MFRWFESLIPVFPPVDKRTPPRSVVKFYLFYLRPVWPVLLATLVAGLLLALVEVAMFDFLGRIVDMVAEQPGAGFFQRHAQDLIWMVVVCVIARPVLVGLHNLLVNQAIVPGLSNRSRWLMHNYVVRQSLTFFQNDFAGSMANRVMQTGTSLRESAVQMVDSLWYIVVYTGTALFLFAQADWRLMIPLLLWMLAYAVIMVYFVPRAKERAWIASEARSKAMGRIVDGYTNIPTLKLFAHGGREQAYVAEAIEELAVKHRRQTRITSGMDLTIAIVNGFLIAGTCGLALWLWNDGLITVGAITLATGLVIRIHNMSGWIMWTINGIFEDIGTVQDGITTISQPLTVQDRDDAPALTVSAGGVHFQNIHFHYGKRGGVIDGLDLQVKPGEKIGLVGPSGAGKSTLVNVLLRLYDLESGRIVIDGQDIASVTQESLRGQIGVVTQDTSLLHRSIRDNLLYGRPEATDDAVRAAVAKARADGFIESLVDAQGRKGYDALVGERGVKLSGGQRQRIAIARVLLKDAPILVLDEATSALDSEVEAAIQDNLDELMAGKTVIAIAHRLSTIARMDRLVVMDQGRIVETGTHAELVEAGGLYARLWARQTGGFVAAEG; encoded by the coding sequence ATGTTCCGCTGGTTTGAATCCCTGATCCCGGTGTTTCCGCCGGTGGACAAGCGCACGCCGCCGCGCAGCGTGGTGAAGTTCTATCTGTTCTATCTGCGTCCGGTATGGCCGGTGCTGTTGGCCACGCTGGTCGCCGGTCTGCTGCTGGCGCTGGTGGAAGTTGCGATGTTCGACTTCCTCGGTCGCATCGTCGACATGGTGGCCGAGCAGCCCGGCGCGGGATTCTTCCAGCGCCATGCGCAGGATCTGATCTGGATGGTGGTGGTGTGTGTCATCGCCCGTCCGGTGCTGGTGGGCCTGCACAACCTGCTCGTCAACCAGGCGATCGTGCCGGGCCTGAGCAACCGCTCCCGTTGGCTGATGCACAACTACGTCGTGCGGCAGAGCCTGACGTTCTTCCAGAATGATTTCGCCGGCAGCATGGCCAACCGGGTGATGCAGACGGGCACTTCGCTGCGCGAATCGGCGGTGCAGATGGTCGACTCGCTCTGGTACATCGTGGTCTACACCGGCACCGCGCTGTTCCTGTTCGCGCAGGCCGACTGGCGGCTGATGATTCCGCTGCTGCTGTGGATGCTGGCCTACGCGGTGATCATGGTGTACTTCGTGCCGCGTGCGAAGGAGCGCGCATGGATCGCCTCGGAAGCGCGATCCAAGGCAATGGGTCGCATCGTGGATGGCTATACCAATATTCCGACGCTGAAGCTGTTCGCCCACGGGGGGCGCGAGCAGGCGTACGTGGCAGAGGCAATCGAAGAACTGGCGGTCAAGCACCGTCGGCAGACGCGCATCACCAGTGGCATGGACCTGACCATCGCCATCGTCAACGGCTTCCTGATTGCCGGCACCTGCGGACTGGCGTTGTGGCTGTGGAACGACGGGCTGATCACCGTCGGTGCGATCACCCTGGCCACCGGTCTGGTGATCCGCATCCACAACATGTCCGGCTGGATCATGTGGACCATCAACGGCATCTTCGAAGACATCGGCACGGTGCAGGACGGCATCACCACGATCTCCCAACCGCTGACCGTGCAGGATCGCGATGATGCGCCCGCGCTCACCGTGAGTGCGGGCGGCGTGCATTTCCAGAACATCCACTTCCACTATGGCAAACGTGGGGGCGTGATCGACGGGTTGGACCTGCAGGTGAAGCCGGGCGAGAAAATTGGTCTGGTCGGACCGTCGGGTGCGGGCAAGTCGACACTGGTCAACGTGCTGCTGCGGCTGTATGACCTGGAAAGCGGACGCATCGTCATCGACGGCCAGGACATCGCTTCGGTGACACAGGAAAGCCTGCGTGGACAGATCGGCGTGGTCACCCAGGATACGTCGCTGCTGCATCGTTCGATCCGCGACAATCTGCTGTATGGCCGGCCCGAGGCGACCGACGACGCGGTGCGCGCGGCGGTGGCGAAGGCGCGTGCCGATGGCTTCATCGAGTCGTTGGTGGATGCGCAGGGGCGCAAGGGGTATGACGCGCTGGTGGGCGAGCGCGGCGTCAAACTGTCCGGTGGCCAGCGCCAGCGCATCGCCATTGCCCGCGTGTTGCTGAAGGACGCGCCCATCCTGGTGCTGGACGAGGCAACGTCGGCATTGGATTCGGAGGTGGAAGCCGCGATCCAGGACAACCTGGACGAGCTGATGGCGGGCAAGACGGTGATCGCCATCGCGCACCGCCTGTCGACCATCGCCCGGATGGACAGGCTGGTGGTGATGGACCAAGGCCGGATCGTCGAAACGGGCACGCACGCAGAGCTGGTGGAGGCCGGTGGCCTGTATGCGCGGTTGTGGGCACGGCAGACCGGCGGCTTTGTTGCCGCCGAGGGCTGA